In a single window of the Luteolibacter yonseiensis genome:
- a CDS encoding YcbK family protein: MTDFRTFPEFFETLDVKHFRAEEFTEYFATRRRGVTNSTPPREIWGNITPTIRIVDALRAHFGRPIVLLSSYRSPAYNAAIGDAAPKSFHMQFKALDIAVSGKTPRQVFAVLDQWRKEGKFKGGLGLYSTFVHIDTRGNNATWGDV, translated from the coding sequence ATGACCGACTTCCGCACATTTCCCGAATTCTTCGAAACCCTCGACGTGAAACATTTCCGTGCCGAGGAGTTCACCGAATACTTTGCCACCCGTCGCCGGGGCGTCACAAACTCCACCCCTCCTAGGGAGATCTGGGGGAACATCACGCCAACTATCAGGATCGTGGACGCTCTCCGCGCTCACTTCGGCCGTCCCATCGTCCTGCTCTCCAGTTATCGCTCTCCGGCCTACAATGCCGCCATCGGCGATGCCGCGCCCAAGTCGTTCCATATGCAGTTCAAGGCTCTGGACATCGCGGTGAGTGGCAAGACTCCCCGCCAAGTGTTCGCGGTGCTCGACCAGTGGCGCAAGGAAGGCAAGTTCAAGGGCGGGCTCGGCCTCTACAGCACCTTTGTCCACATCGATACCCGCGGTAACAATGCCACCTGGGGCGACGTCTGA
- a CDS encoding cob(I)yrinic acid a,c-diamide adenosyltransferase: MSIITGRGDSGSTDLLFGKRIAKTSLRIEALGNVDELNAALGLARAASHDESWIELIDRLQSLLIGLMGQLAHLPEDEARYLEKKYAAIADADLTWITAEAHRYEAQGIRFTGWAIPGAEGSMARAGLDFARAVARRAERGVLALHESGEPVPEVVRLFFNRLSDLLWILARAGND; encoded by the coding sequence ATGAGCATCATCACCGGCCGGGGGGATTCCGGCAGCACGGATCTTCTCTTTGGAAAGCGCATCGCAAAAACCTCCCTGCGCATCGAGGCACTTGGAAATGTGGATGAGCTGAACGCAGCCCTCGGCCTCGCCCGCGCTGCTTCCCACGACGAAAGTTGGATCGAATTGATCGACCGCCTCCAATCGCTGCTCATCGGACTGATGGGGCAGCTCGCCCACCTACCCGAAGACGAGGCGCGCTACCTTGAGAAAAAATACGCGGCCATCGCGGATGCCGATCTCACCTGGATCACCGCGGAAGCCCACCGTTACGAGGCACAAGGCATCCGTTTCACCGGCTGGGCCATCCCCGGGGCGGAAGGCTCCATGGCCCGTGCCGGCCTTGATTTCGCCCGCGCCGTCGCCCGCCGTGCCGAGCGCGGAGTGCTCGCCCTCCACGAATCCGGCGAGCCGGTGCCGGAAGTGGTCCGCCTGTTTTTCAACCGTCTTTCCGACCTTCTCTGGATTCTCGCACGCGCCGGAAACGACTGA